Proteins found in one Dethiosulfovibrio salsuginis genomic segment:
- a CDS encoding GntT/GntP/DsdX family permease, which yields MEQGSLLGLIPLAVYIILCFTRFGQIFAVIAGMLVAAAIGHHGIMDIAAAVRGGLGSFLGYIGMIILLGAGLGQVLKRTGVVRHLVFMVTERWNINSQNRAFLVVMSCSVIIVSLLGTMAGGNAILAPILIPIAAAVGVTPNAMAVLLHGAGASGLFLGPFTPPMVALMEFTGLSYPQVLLNAGLPVSIIMWLVTFFWARRVQKASTGKNRYSEEDIAKENADWKPDASVRRATLVFLVTMFTMVGYGIVIEGGSTFVVAIMLVTAALTGVAANLDPVEIIDSICDGAKNFIWLFFFFVLLDPFINFIQETGAFQALAALLEPMVQDGGTVGFIAFSTMVGIFGVPGAAVAQAEVLNKMFLPLVQSLNIPMTLWVAVLLIGSQMTSFAIPEGDMQGQMGLARSSDLKSVLCNGWLIVLCTTMYVIIRAMIMVM from the coding sequence ATGGAGCAGGGGAGTCTTTTAGGTCTTATACCTTTAGCGGTCTACATTATCCTTTGTTTTACCAGATTCGGACAGATTTTTGCCGTTATCGCTGGGATGCTGGTTGCGGCAGCTATAGGGCATCACGGAATTATGGATATCGCTGCTGCGGTGAGGGGCGGATTAGGTTCGTTTTTAGGCTATATAGGCATGATTATCCTTTTGGGAGCCGGTCTGGGGCAGGTGCTGAAACGAACGGGGGTAGTCAGACATCTGGTGTTTATGGTGACGGAGAGATGGAATATCAACTCTCAGAACAGGGCTTTCCTGGTTGTCATGTCCTGCTCCGTCATCATAGTAAGCCTTCTCGGTACTATGGCTGGAGGTAACGCAATACTCGCACCCATCCTTATCCCTATCGCGGCGGCGGTAGGAGTCACCCCTAACGCCATGGCGGTTCTCCTCCACGGGGCCGGTGCGTCAGGTCTCTTCCTTGGGCCATTCACTCCTCCAATGGTGGCGTTGATGGAGTTCACCGGATTGTCCTATCCCCAGGTTCTGCTGAATGCTGGCCTGCCTGTCTCGATAATAATGTGGCTTGTCACATTCTTCTGGGCGAGGAGGGTTCAAAAGGCCTCGACAGGTAAGAACCGTTATTCCGAGGAGGATATCGCTAAAGAGAACGCTGACTGGAAGCCCGACGCCTCGGTCCGCAGGGCTACCCTGGTCTTCCTGGTTACCATGTTCACCATGGTCGGTTACGGCATCGTTATAGAGGGTGGATCGACCTTCGTCGTCGCCATAATGCTGGTGACCGCCGCTCTGACCGGTGTAGCCGCAAATCTCGATCCGGTGGAGATCATTGACTCCATCTGCGATGGCGCCAAAAATTTCATATGGCTTTTCTTCTTCTTCGTGCTTCTTGATCCGTTTATCAACTTCATCCAGGAGACCGGAGCCTTCCAGGCTCTTGCTGCTCTCCTTGAGCCCATGGTTCAGGACGGTGGAACGGTGGGATTCATCGCCTTTTCGACTATGGTAGGTATCTTCGGGGTTCCAGGAGCTGCCGTCGCTCAGGCAGAGGTGCTGAATAAAATGTTCCTGCCTTTGGTGCAGAGCTTGAATATTCCCATGACCCTTTGGGTTGCCGTTCTCTTGATAGGCTCTCAGATGACCTCTTTCGCAATTCCAGAGGGGGACATGCAGGGACAGATGGGGTTGGCAAGGTCCAGCGACCTGAAGTCGGTGCTGTGTAACGGATGGTTGATAGTCCTCTGCACCACCATGTACGTAATAATAAGAGCCATGATAATGGTGATGTAG
- a CDS encoding serine hydrolase, producing MAISDDLALSVSSFEGIGATAGVVVFAPGLGFRWSHNDSRRFPAASLIKLAVLWSLFKGDEAGFWSLQDEMDIPKDHVVEGGLLHRWSHGGRLRLDDLALLMIAVSDNTAANLLIDYIGMERINEDISSLGLRETVLGRKMMDFEAKKMGMDNYTSPRDLEKLIEALALTGKPSTRERALEMMSCQKLRSKLPGSIPVSDVDDLEIIVAHKTGELPGSEHDCGVFFHRGENPVIVVVLTEGIGSPEHGVAFCSDIGKKIYVKFNVESEGTL from the coding sequence TTGGCTATCTCGGACGATCTGGCTTTATCGGTCTCGTCCTTCGAGGGGATTGGGGCCACCGCTGGAGTGGTGGTTTTTGCCCCTGGATTGGGTTTCAGATGGAGCCATAACGATTCTCGTCGGTTTCCAGCCGCTAGCCTTATAAAACTAGCGGTGCTTTGGTCCCTGTTTAAGGGCGACGAGGCCGGGTTTTGGTCCCTCCAGGACGAGATGGATATACCTAAAGATCATGTCGTGGAAGGAGGGCTTCTGCACCGTTGGTCTCATGGCGGTCGTCTTCGACTCGACGATCTAGCCCTGCTCATGATCGCGGTGAGCGACAATACCGCAGCAAACCTCCTTATAGACTATATAGGCATGGAGAGGATCAACGAGGATATCTCGTCGTTGGGGCTTAGAGAGACGGTTTTAGGCCGTAAGATGATGGATTTCGAGGCAAAAAAAATGGGCATGGACAACTACACCTCTCCTCGGGATCTGGAAAAACTGATAGAAGCTTTGGCCTTAACCGGAAAACCCTCTACGAGGGAAAGGGCTTTGGAGATGATGTCCTGTCAAAAACTGAGATCCAAGCTCCCTGGAAGTATTCCAGTATCGGACGTGGACGACCTTGAGATAATTGTGGCTCACAAGACAGGGGAGCTTCCAGGATCGGAGCACGACTGCGGCGTGTTTTTTCATCGGGGAGAAAATCCCGTCATAGTCGTGGTGTTAACGGAGGGGATAGGTTCTCCCGAGCATGGGGTTGCCTTCTGTAGTGATATAGGCAAAAAAATATATGTAAAATTTAACGTTGAAAGCGAGGGAACTTTATGA
- a CDS encoding DUF819 family protein gives MITSGFAYLAFILFFAGLVVLAEKHSKGKFFEYVPAVVLIYFVCMLFSTFGLWSKTPSVNAVYKEVKNNLLPAMIFLMLVRCDLRRILKLGPKMLLGFFAASTSIAVGFVVMYVLFKSNLPADSWGAFAALCGSWMGGTGNMVAIQGALNIADADMGYTLLIDSINYSIWVMILLGMVPYGMKFNRWTKSDTSAIDQVGAELSKHHDSLRKEMTFSDIIFLLGSALAVSALCQWAAGFLPKSDFMSGTTWTVLLATVAGVLCAMTPMYGLPGSSQIANTMLYTIVGLIASRANFAELTQAPLYILAGFVILGVHALVMAIIAKIFKLDLFTCGVASLANIGGVASAPILAAAYSDALVPIGVLMAMMGYIVGTGGGLIVGKILSVL, from the coding sequence ATGATTACTAGTGGTTTTGCGTATCTGGCTTTTATATTGTTTTTCGCCGGGCTCGTGGTGCTGGCGGAGAAGCACTCCAAGGGGAAGTTTTTCGAGTACGTTCCTGCGGTGGTGCTTATCTATTTCGTCTGTATGCTGTTTTCCACCTTTGGCCTGTGGAGCAAGACTCCCAGCGTCAACGCTGTCTATAAGGAGGTAAAGAACAACCTTCTTCCCGCAATGATCTTCCTGATGCTGGTCCGGTGCGACCTCAGGAGGATTCTCAAGCTTGGCCCTAAGATGCTCCTTGGCTTCTTCGCCGCATCCACCAGCATCGCAGTAGGCTTCGTCGTAATGTACGTCCTCTTCAAGAGCAACCTTCCTGCTGACAGCTGGGGGGCCTTCGCCGCCCTGTGTGGTAGCTGGATGGGAGGCACCGGCAACATGGTAGCCATCCAGGGAGCTTTGAACATCGCTGATGCAGACATGGGCTACACCCTTCTCATCGACTCCATAAACTACTCTATATGGGTCATGATCCTCCTGGGTATGGTTCCCTACGGAATGAAGTTCAACCGTTGGACCAAATCGGATACCTCCGCTATAGATCAGGTAGGTGCCGAGCTCTCCAAGCACCACGATTCTCTCAGAAAGGAGATGACCTTCTCGGACATAATCTTCCTCCTGGGATCGGCGCTGGCTGTTTCAGCCCTCTGTCAGTGGGCGGCGGGATTCCTGCCTAAGTCGGACTTTATGTCCGGCACCACCTGGACCGTCCTTTTGGCCACTGTGGCAGGGGTGCTCTGTGCCATGACACCTATGTACGGTCTGCCCGGCTCGTCCCAGATAGCCAATACCATGCTCTACACAATAGTAGGTCTCATTGCCTCAAGGGCTAACTTCGCTGAGCTTACCCAGGCTCCTCTCTATATCCTCGCCGGGTTCGTTATTCTCGGGGTCCACGCTCTGGTGATGGCGATTATAGCCAAGATATTCAAGCTCGACCTGTTCACCTGCGGCGTTGCAAGCCTGGCTAACATAGGAGGAGTCGCCTCCGCTCCCATTCTCGCCGCCGCCTATAGCGACGCGTTGGTCCCCATAGGGGTCCTCATGGCGATGATGGGCTATATCGTAGGTACCGGCGGAGGTCTTATCGTCGGGAAGATACTCTCGGTTCTCTAG